From Pusillibacter faecalis, one genomic window encodes:
- a CDS encoding LysR family transcriptional regulator, whose protein sequence is MLSLPFFLFFVEIAKTKNVSIAAKKLNYSQSGLSHALNRAENELGFKLFTRDKNGLHLTAQSRQILPLAQQLVEDFDAINKTIQSIQKLSYGVIKIGTYSSLSMHFLPKIINKFNQDYPEIVIEISEGSREEIKNALLKGRIDVGFTSLSDDDPFEQIALFEDPIVAVFPKDFPVQTNHQGAFDIQNLNQYKIIMPIMDNTIDFDVERVFTQNSLNSDIQASSMDYIAILCMIRNGIGVSLLPRLMVLDFLDELIVLPIAPAAFRSLGMEVNFGKSSALVSTFIRYVKKYMVEDFLKNKTENI, encoded by the coding sequence ATGCTTTCGTTGCCTTTCTTTTTGTTTTTCGTTGAAATTGCAAAAACCAAGAACGTTTCTATCGCTGCAAAAAAGTTGAACTATTCACAGAGTGGATTAAGCCACGCACTCAATCGCGCGGAGAATGAGTTGGGCTTCAAACTGTTTACCAGAGATAAAAATGGGTTACACTTAACTGCTCAAAGTAGACAGATTCTGCCCTTGGCACAACAGTTGGTAGAAGATTTTGATGCAATCAACAAGACCATCCAATCTATCCAAAAACTTAGCTACGGAGTCATAAAAATTGGAACATATTCTAGTTTGTCCATGCATTTTCTTCCAAAGATCATCAATAAATTTAATCAAGATTATCCAGAAATTGTGATTGAAATCAGCGAGGGATCTAGAGAAGAAATCAAGAATGCTCTTCTCAAAGGAAGAATTGATGTAGGGTTTACTAGTCTTTCAGATGATGATCCATTTGAACAAATTGCTTTGTTTGAAGATCCAATTGTAGCTGTTTTTCCAAAAGATTTTCCTGTGCAAACGAATCATCAAGGAGCTTTTGATATTCAAAATCTAAATCAATACAAAATCATCATGCCAATTATGGATAATACCATTGACTTTGACGTAGAGCGAGTGTTTACACAGAATTCTCTCAACAGCGACATACAGGCGTCCTCTATGGATTATATTGCCATATTATGCATGATCCGAAATGGTATCGGTGTAAGTCTCTTGCCTAGATTGATGGTGCTCGACTTTCTTGATGAGTTAATTGTGCTGCCTATTGCACCAGCGGCGTTCCGGTCACTTGGCATGGAAGTGAATTTTGGTAAATCTTCAGCTTTGGTATCAACATTTATACGATACGTGAAAAAATATATGGTAGAAGATTTTTTAAAGAACAAGA